DNA from Streptomyces sp. NBC_00237:
CCGGGACCATGAAGTCACCCCTCATTGGTCGCCTCTTCAACGGCGGCATCCGGGTGCTTCGCGGCCAGCTTCCGAAGGAGATGTGCGTACGCGCGACGGTTCCCTCGGTGAGGCTGGGTGGCGCCGGCCTCCCACCGTGCGACCGCGAGCCGCTTGACGCCGATGGCCTCGGCGACTTCGGCCTGGGTGAGGCCGGCGGCGAGTCGGAGCTGCTGCCGGACCTGCGGTGCGGGGAGGGTGTCCTCCTCCACCAGGGCGTCAATTCGCCTCAGCGGATCAGGCATCGGTACCTCCACCCTAGAGAATGATTCCCCAAAAGATACACGCCACCAACGATCTTCGCCATCGAGAACGAGCATGTTGGTATACGAGATACCGACTGCCCCCATCGGACTCCCCTCCCTCCGTTGACGATTGCGTCG
Protein-coding regions in this window:
- a CDS encoding helix-turn-helix domain-containing protein, with translation MPDPLRRIDALVEEDTLPAPQVRQQLRLAAGLTQAEVAEAIGVKRLAVARWEAGATQPHRGNRRAYAHLLRKLAAKHPDAAVEEATNEG